The Vicia villosa cultivar HV-30 ecotype Madison, WI linkage group LG1, Vvil1.0, whole genome shotgun sequence genome includes a region encoding these proteins:
- the LOC131623978 gene encoding uncharacterized protein LOC131623978 yields MEEISQPEKPISQGTSTPDVKTIPETTSTPAPTKPTPSELEQLKQTDPLGFLRAIMNVNTSSLSEPDVSPAVTADSSDKEDTPNLLRQIKERFFGVNLVDVLNRDPVKSYNLNQLLKKVDLLQVSPEVSEMIVLLGSLLEQLQADILRKQNVEKELSEIVASHDSSWNSAVEATKQGEALKLKHSANQKAIDEYEKKISSWKQEIKMLEGKIKEAESSQAALQESNQQDLLEVVQSGIKHFETAQKLVPEIEKLKKQRALIELRMSSWETQYLKIKRDLPEDFS; encoded by the coding sequence gatttctcaaccagaaaaaccaatttctcaaggaacttcgactcccgatgtaaaaactattcctgagacaacttcgacgcctgctcctacgaagcctactccttcggagcttgaacaacttaaacaaactgatcctcttgggttcctaagggctatcatgaatgtgaatacttcttcactttcggagcctgatgtctctccagctgtaactgcagattctagtgacaaggaagatactcctaatcttcttcgacagataaaagagagattctttggggtcaatcttgtagatgttctcaaccgggaccctgttaaaagctacaacttaaatcaacttttaaagaaagtagatttgcttcaagtttccccagaagtctcagagatgattgttctgctaggctctctccttgaacaactccaagctgacattcttcgaaagcaaaacgtCGAGAAAGAATTATCTGAGAtagtggcctctcatgactcttcatggaattctgctgtggaagccacaaaacaaggtgaagccctcaagcttaaacattcggcgaatcaaaaagccattgatgaatatgagaagaaaatcagctcctggaaacaagaaataaaaatgctcgagggcaagataaaggaagctgaaagtagccaagcagccctccaagaatctaaccaacaagatttgctcgaagtggtgcagtcaggaatcaaacatttcgagactgcacagaagttagtgccagagatcgaaaagttgaagaaacaaagggcactaattgaacttcgaatgtcctcatgggaaactcaatatctgaagatcaaaagggatctccctgaggactttagctag